One Coffea arabica cultivar ET-39 chromosome 5c, Coffea Arabica ET-39 HiFi, whole genome shotgun sequence DNA window includes the following coding sequences:
- the LOC113689160 gene encoding protein NUCLEAR FUSION DEFECTIVE 4-like produces the protein MVETELKGAMGWKATGAFVRHLLTSRWFMVFATFLLMSMSGATYMFGIYSGDIKSSLGYDQTTLNLISFFKDVGANNGIVAGLVNEVAPPWLVLSCGAIMNFFGYFMIWLVVTHRIAKPPAWQMFLYIGIGTNSQTFPCIVALVSCVKNCPESRGVVVGMIKGFIGLSGAVITQLYLTFYGHNSKSLILLVAWLPAAVSILFLRTIRIMEVVQQAHNSHKIFQNFLYSSLSLAGFLMIMIIMQNWLSFTRFEYAASGSVVLLLLIFTNFLVVVREEFDLWKSKKQVLDDHPPSMVELTPAEAVPKPQNQEVQVSCFSNMFTQPKRGEDHTILQGIFTADMLILFTVSAFGIGGTLVAIDNLGQIGKSLGYPTKTIATFVTLVSVWNFLGRVAAGFASEILLAKYNFARPLMLALVLFVSCAGHLLIAFGVPNSVYLASLIVGFCFGAQWTLIFSIVSELFGLKYYSTLVSIVAGGTPLGTYVLKVRVAGHLYDMEALKQMAAKGLTRKEGEALTCNGVECYKLSFLILTAATFFGCALSLVLSYRTRNFYKGDIYKKFKDQAHAADTEKLSVTNVTTT, from the coding sequence ATGGTGGAGACTGAGTTGAAGGGAGCAATGGGTTGGAAAGCTACGGGTGCCTTTGTCCGACATCTACTCACTAGCCGATGGTTCATGGTCTTTGCAACCTTTCTGCTTATGTCCATGTCTGGAGCTACTTACATGTTTGGCATCTACTCAGGGGACATCAAATCATCCCTAGGCTATGACCAAACAACCCTGAACTTGATAAGCTTCTTCAAGGACGTGGGAGCAAACAATGGAATTGTTGCAGGGCTTGTCAATGAGGTTGCACCACCTTGGTTAGTCCTCTCATGTGGAGCAATCATGAACTTTTTTGGGTACTTCATGATTTGGCTGGTGGTCACACATCGAATAGCGAAACCTCCTGCTTGGCAGATGTTTTTATACATAGGCATTGGTACCAATTCTCAAACATTTCCATGTATTGTTGCATTAGTTTCATGTGTAAAGAACTGCCCAGAAAGTCGAGGTGTTGTCGTAGGCATGATAAAGGGATTTATTGGCCTTAGTGGAGCAGTTATCACACAGCTCTATCTTACTTTTTATGGGCATAATTCCAAATCTCTCATCTTACTTGTTGCCTGGCTTCCAGCAGCTGTTTCAATCTTGTTTCTGCGCACAATTCGCATCATGGAGGTTGTTCAACAAGCGCACAATTCGCACAAGATATTCCAAAATTTTCTCTACTCTTCGCTTAGCCTTGCTGGATTTCTAATGATTATGATTATCATGCAAAACTGGCTCTCCTTTACCAGGTTCGAATATGCGGCAAGTGGTTCTGTTGTGCTTCTTTTGCTAATCTTCACCAACTTCCTGGTTGTTGTTAGAGAAGAATTTGATCTTTGGAAGAGCAAGAAGCAAGTATTAGATGATCATCCACCCTCGATGGTTGAATTAACACCTGCAGAAGCTGTCCCAAAACCGCAAAATCAAGAAGTGCAAGTTTCTTGCTTTAGTAACATGTTTACGCAACCAAAGAGGGGCGAGGATCATACAATTCTACAAGGAATTTTCACCGCTGATATGCTAATTCTATTCACAGTCTCAGCATTTGGGATTGGTGGGACCTTGGTGGCAATTGACAACTTGGGCCAAATTGGAAAATCCTTAGGATATCCAACTAAAACTATTGCCACATTTGTAACACTAGTGAGCGTTTGGAATTTTCTTGGACGTGTCGCAGCAGGATTTGCTTCAGAAATTCTTTTGGCTAAATACAACTTTGCACGTCCACTGATGCTGGCCTTGGTACTTTTTGTATCTTGTGCTGGCCATCTTCTCATTGCTTTTGGCGTCCCTAATTCTGTCTATCTCGCCTCTTTGATTGTGGGTTTTTGCTTCGGAGCTCAATGGACGTTGATATTCAGTATAGTGTCAGAATTATTTGGGCTCAAGTACTACTCCACCTTAGTTAGTATAGTTGCTGGAGGCACTCCATTGGGTACTTACGTGCTTAAAGTCAGAGTTGCTGGCCATCTCTACGATATGGAAGCTTTAAAGCAAATGGCAGCCAAGGGACTCACAAGGAAAGAAGGGGAAGCTTTGACATGCAACGGTGTGGAGTGTTACAAGCTATCTTTTCTGATACTAACAGCAGCTACGTTCTTTGGCTGTGCTCTTTCTCTGGTTCTATCCTatagaaccagaaatttctaTAAAGGtgatatttacaaaaaattcaAAGATCAAGCACACGCAGCAGACACTGAGAAACTCTCAGTTACAAATGTAACGACCACATAG